In Dioscorea cayenensis subsp. rotundata cultivar TDr96_F1 chromosome 9, TDr96_F1_v2_PseudoChromosome.rev07_lg8_w22 25.fasta, whole genome shotgun sequence, a genomic segment contains:
- the LOC120269228 gene encoding probable plastid-lipid-associated protein 2, chloroplastic, translating into MSSSTTFNALTLRPIPAVSPAGSRRLSPASLSSSSSSFSSKILTLKSGSKPAPSFRVRAVVDDDEWGGEEPASSVAVAEVNTEVVQLKQKLKDLLYGTDRGLKASSETRAEIVELITQLEAKNPTPAPTDALSLLNGKWILAYTSFSQLFPLLGSGRLPELVKVEEISQTIDSEAFTVQNSVKFAGPLATTSVTTNAKFEVRSPKRVQIKFEEGIIGTPQLTDSIVLPDKVEFLGQNIDLSPLMGVFTSIQEAASSVVKTISGQPPLKIPIGNRNAESWLLTTYLDEELRISRGDGGSVFVLAKEGCSLLD; encoded by the exons ATGTCATCGTCGACGACGTTCAACGCCTTGACTCTCAGGCCCATCCCCGCCGTCTCGCCGGCCGGTTCCCGGCGCCTATCTCCGGCgtccctctcctcctcctcctcctccttctcctccaaGATCCTGACCTTGAAGAGTGGATCGAAGCCGGCGCCGTCCTTCAGGGTTCGCGCCGTGGTCGATGATGACGAGTGGGGAGGGGAAGAGCCAGCATCGAGCGTCGCCGTGGCGGAGGTCAACACTGAGGTCGTCCAGCTGAAGCAGAAGCTGAAGGATCTACTCTACGGGACTGATCGAGGGCTCAAGGCGTCGAGCGAGACACGAGCTGAGATCGTGGAGCTCATCACCCAGCTCGAGGCCAAGAATCCCACCCCTGCTCCAACCGATGCACTCAGCCTTCTCAACGGCAAGTGGATCCTCGC GTATACTTCGTTCTCCCAGTTGTTTCCGTTGCTGGGATCGGGGAGGCTGCCGGAGCTGGTGAAGGTGGAGGAGATATCGCAGACCATTGATTCGGAGGCGTTCACGGTGCAGAACTCGGTGAAGTTTGCTGGGCCACTTGCTACTACTTCCGTCACCACCAATGCTAAGTTCGAAGTCCGCAGCCCTAAGCGCGTTCAG ATCAAGTTTGAGGAAGGTATCATCGGCACCCCACAATTGACAGACTCTATAGTACTTCCCGACAAGGTGGAATTCTTGGGTCAGAACATCGATCTCTCCCCTTTAATGGGTGTATTCACATCTATCCAAGAAGCTGCATCTTCCGTAGTAAAGACCATTTCTGGCCAACCTCCATTGAAAATTCCAATTGGCAATAGAAATGCTGAGTCTTGGTTATTGACAACATACCTCGATGAGGAATTAAGGATCTCTAGGGGCGATGGCGGCAGTGTATTTGTGCTCGCCAAGGAAGGCTGTTCTCTTCTggattag